Proteins from one Phycisphaerae bacterium genomic window:
- a CDS encoding NifU family protein — MKDKVQEVIDGVRPALQADGGDVELVNVEDDGTVNVRLQGACGCCPMAQMTLKMGIERRLKEKVPQVKEVVAVQ; from the coding sequence TTGAAAGACAAGGTTCAGGAAGTGATCGACGGCGTTCGCCCCGCGCTGCAGGCGGATGGGGGCGATGTGGAATTGGTGAACGTGGAAGACGACGGTACGGTCAATGTCCGCCTTCAGGGGGCGTGCGGATGCTGCCCGATGGCCCAGATGACCCTGAAAATGGGGATCGAGCGGCGGCTGAAGGAAAAGGTGCCGCAGGTCAAGGAAGTCGTCGCGGTTCAATAG